One part of the Streptomyces lydicus genome encodes these proteins:
- the mycP gene encoding type VII secretion-associated serine protease mycosin produces MPLQSGECKFGTDNIKETPWSLQRLLTSQLWANKKMGQGIKVAVIDTGIDAGNKQLTDAIGNGGASLVKDGKATDDKVGHGTKVAGIIAARPIAGSGFYGLAPKATVIPFQQTSQEKAGDSKTLATAINKAVSLGVDIINISQGTAAPRSLLGPLETAIQNAARKDVLIVASAGNGGADGGEKNMFPAAYSEDYPNVLAVAASDRNNERAPFSQSGKFVNIAAPGVEMVSTVPDGGNCVDQGTSFAAPYAAGAAALLKAKHPNWKPQQLIWHLEQTAERVKRGRDDFIGWGVVDPVAALNDDTTPTGPPKPDRPSSVADGSNIHPVAVSFGESAEDRRARISIYIVAGGLLAVGTVVGCSVALRDWRRKNA; encoded by the coding sequence CTGCAGCGCCTCCTGACCAGCCAGCTCTGGGCCAACAAGAAAATGGGCCAGGGCATCAAGGTCGCCGTCATCGACACCGGTATCGACGCGGGCAACAAGCAGCTCACGGACGCGATCGGCAACGGGGGCGCGTCTCTGGTGAAGGACGGAAAGGCCACCGACGACAAGGTCGGCCACGGCACCAAAGTGGCGGGCATCATCGCCGCGCGGCCGATAGCCGGTTCCGGCTTCTACGGACTCGCGCCCAAGGCCACGGTCATTCCGTTCCAGCAGACCTCGCAGGAAAAGGCCGGCGATTCCAAAACGCTGGCGACGGCCATCAACAAGGCCGTTTCCCTGGGCGTCGACATCATCAACATCTCCCAGGGCACGGCCGCCCCGCGTTCTCTTCTCGGCCCCCTTGAGACCGCGATCCAGAACGCCGCCCGGAAGGACGTCCTCATCGTGGCCTCCGCCGGAAACGGCGGCGCCGACGGCGGCGAGAAGAACATGTTCCCCGCCGCGTACTCCGAGGACTACCCCAACGTCCTCGCGGTGGCGGCCTCGGACCGCAACAACGAGCGGGCGCCCTTCTCGCAGTCCGGCAAGTTCGTGAACATCGCCGCCCCCGGCGTCGAGATGGTCTCCACGGTCCCCGACGGCGGCAACTGCGTCGACCAGGGCACCAGCTTCGCCGCCCCGTACGCGGCCGGCGCCGCGGCCCTCCTGAAGGCCAAGCACCCGAACTGGAAGCCGCAGCAGCTGATCTGGCACCTGGAGCAGACGGCGGAACGCGTGAAGCGGGGCCGGGACGACTTCATCGGCTGGGGCGTCGTCGACCCGGTGGCCGCCCTCAACGACGACACCACGCCCACCGGCCCGCCCAAGCCGGACCGGCCCTCGAGCGTGGCCGACGGCTCCAACATCCACCCGGTCGCCGTCAGTTTCGGTGAAAGCGCCGAGGACCGACGTGCCCGGATCTCCATCTACATTGTTGCCGGCGGCCTTCTCGCCGTCGGCACGGTGGTCGGCTGTTCCGTCGCACTCCGTGACTGGCGACGGAAGAACGCATAG